TACAAGGTTTGGGCAAGGGCTTCGATGTCTAACCGATCAACTCTTTATTTGTAATATGGAGTCTATGCCAATCGTAACTATATATATTCAAGGGAGGAAGTACAATGGCTAAAGATAGCTTATCCATAAATGATAATCGTACCGGCAATAGTTTCGAAATTCCGATCACTCAGGGGACGATTAGTGCTATGGACCTGAGACAGATGAAGGTCTCTGAGGATGACTTTGGCCTCATGAGTTACGACCCTGCATCCGGCAATACAGCGAGTTGCAAGAGTACCATTACCTTTATTGACGGAGATAAAGGTATTCTACGCTACAGGGGATATCCAATTGAGCAACTGGCAGAAGGAAGCAACTATTTGGAAACCGCCTTCTTAATTCTGCATGGAGAACTGCCTTCCAAATCCCAATATGAAAAATGGGTATACGACATAACTCATCATACGATTATTCATGAAAATATTAAGAAATTTATGGAGGGATTCCGCCACGATGGTCATCCGATGGGAATGCTTCTAAGTACAGTCGGTGCCCTGTCAACCTTTTATCCAGAAGCTAAAAATATCTTTGATAAAAATGTACGTAAAAAGCAGATTCATCGCCTGATTGCAAAGATGCCAACACTTGCGGCATTTGCTTACCGACACGGCCGGGGCCTGCCTTACGCATACCCTGATAATGACCTGAGTTATACCGGCAATTTCTTGAATATGATGTTCAAGATGACAGAGTTAAAGTATAAGCCTGATCCCGTTATAGAAAGGGCCCTGGATATACTCTTTATACTCCATGCAGACCACGAACAGAATTGTAGTGCCAATGCAGTTCGCGCGGTGGGTAGTTCCCAGGTAGATCCGTATTCTGCCATTGCGGCGGGTGTCGCGGCGCTTTATGGGCCCTTACATGGCGGGGCAAATGAAGCGGCGCTGCGAATGCTTAATGAAATTGGTTCCAAAGATAAAGTTCCTGAGTTTATTAAGAGGGTCAAAGCCGGTGAAGGTAGACTCATGGGGTTCGGGCATCGCATTTATAAGGCCTATGACCCGAGAGCAAAAATTATTAAGGATACTGCTGATAAAGTGTTTGAGGTCACAGGTATGAATCCCCTGCTTGAAATAGCACTAGAGGTAGAAAGGATTGCGCTTGAGGATGAATACTTTATTAAGCGCAGACTATATCCCAATGTGGACTTTTATACTGGTTTGATCTACCAGAGCCTAGGGTTCCCGGTCGACATATTTCCGGTGCTTTTTGCCATCCCTCGAACCTCAGGCTGGCTGGCACAATGGGAAGAAATGCTAATAGATAAAGACACAAAAATAGCCCGACCAAGACAGGTCTACGTGGGAAAGGACAAACGTGATTATAAACCGATTGGAAAAAGGAGATAGATAGT
This genomic stretch from Thermodesulfobacteriota bacterium harbors:
- a CDS encoding citrate synthase, translated to MAKDSLSINDNRTGNSFEIPITQGTISAMDLRQMKVSEDDFGLMSYDPASGNTASCKSTITFIDGDKGILRYRGYPIEQLAEGSNYLETAFLILHGELPSKSQYEKWVYDITHHTIIHENIKKFMEGFRHDGHPMGMLLSTVGALSTFYPEAKNIFDKNVRKKQIHRLIAKMPTLAAFAYRHGRGLPYAYPDNDLSYTGNFLNMMFKMTELKYKPDPVIERALDILFILHADHEQNCSANAVRAVGSSQVDPYSAIAAGVAALYGPLHGGANEAALRMLNEIGSKDKVPEFIKRVKAGEGRLMGFGHRIYKAYDPRAKIIKDTADKVFEVTGMNPLLEIALEVERIALEDEYFIKRRLYPNVDFYTGLIYQSLGFPVDIFPVLFAIPRTSGWLAQWEEMLIDKDTKIARPRQVYVGKDKRDYKPIGKRR